A genomic region of Eucalyptus grandis isolate ANBG69807.140 chromosome 5, ASM1654582v1, whole genome shotgun sequence contains the following coding sequences:
- the LOC104444188 gene encoding protein MODIFYING WALL LIGNIN-1, with the protein MRLNLRRDNAGARTNGAASSASAPLLPPSSSPKEESAKQSIPEWEATGPASPPSCSPCSLLLAVVAILSCVAAEVKKTKVRQLKWDGKLCYLPGSDAFKYGVAALACLSAAQVVGYAAVCAGFCARDRKGVERRKGKRLTITAALFLVSWTSFGVGAVVLGAATSMSREQPYGKGWLDGECYLVRDGMFVASAVLVVIASGSTLCLAVMSMKKGRTEQDLKLHPQAG; encoded by the exons ATGCGTCTGAATCTTCGCCGAGATAACGCAGGAGCGAGGACAAACGGTGCTGCATCGTCTGCATCTGCGCCC CTTCTCCCTCCCTCCAGCTCTCCAAAAGAAGAATCAGCCAAGCAAAGCATCCCGGAATGGGAAGCCACCGGCCCGGCCTCACCGCCTTCCTGCTCTCCTTGCTCGTTGTTGCTTGCCGTCGTGGCAATCCTCTCGTGCGTCGCGGCTGAGGTCAAGAAAACCAAG GTGAGGCAGCTCAAGTGGGACGGCAAGCTGTGCTACTTGCCTGGGAGCGACGCGTTCAAGTACGGGGTCGCGGCACTGGCCTGCCTCTCGGCCGCGCAGGTGGTCGGGTATGCTGCGGTATGCGCCGGCTTTTGCGCCAGAGATCGAAAGGGCGTGGAGAGGCGCAAAGGGAAGAGGCTGACGATCACGGCGGCTCTCTTTCTGGTTTCGTG GACGAGCTTCGGGGTGGGGGCAGTGGTGCTCGGCGCGGCGACGAGCATGAGCAGAGAGCAGCCCTACGGGAAAGGATGGCTCGACGGCGAATGCTACCTGGTCAGAGATGGAATGTTCGTCGCCTCGGCGGTGCTGGTCGTGATCGCATCAGGCAGCACGCTCTGCCTTGCTGTGATGTCCATGAAGAAGGGTCGGACCGAGCAGGACCTCAAGCTGCACCCGCAGGCCGGCTGA
- the LOC104444190 gene encoding uncharacterized protein LOC104444190, translated as MPKGSLGVSERRTHPLIWCAAVICVILSLAVIIAGIAVFIGYIVVHPRVPFISVVGANLDIFRIDYGGVLVTQVTIDIKAENDNAKAHASFQKMELILSYDGENIALLRAYPFDVNKKDSMVFHYVVQSSPIPLNPEQSNRAGESLEKNKVTFDLKGTARARWRVGRLGSVKFWCHLDCHLQFHPQNQTYMHFHHCSSRGK; from the coding sequence ATGCCGAAGGGATCTCTTGGCGTGAGTGAGAGGCGGACCCACCCGCTCATCTGGTGCGCGGCCGTCATCTGCGTCATCCTCTCGTTGGCCGTGATCATTGCCGGCATCGCCGTGTTCATTGGCTACATCGTCGTCCACCCCCGGGTGCCATTCATCAGCGTCGTCGGAGCGAACCTCGACATCTTCCGGATCGATTACGGCGGGGTCCTGGTGACCCAGGTGACCATCGACATCAAGGCCGAGAACGACAACGCCAAGGCCCACGCGAGCTTCCAGAAGATGGAGCTGATTCTCAGCTACGACGGGGAGAACATCGCGCTGCTCCGCGCCTACCCGTTCGACGTGAATAAGAAAGACTCCATGGTGTTCCACTACGTCGTGCAGTCGTCCCCGATCCCGCTCAACCCAGAGCAGTCCAACCGCGCCGGCGAATCTTTGGAAAAGAACAAGGTGACGTTCGACCTGAAGGGCACTGCCAGGGCCCGCTGGAGGGTGGGGCGTCTGGGCTCGGTCAAGTTTTGGTGTCACCTAGACTGTCACCTCCAGTTTCACCCTCAAAACCAGACGTACATGCACTTCCACCATTGCAGTTCAAGAGGCAAATGA
- the LOC104444186 gene encoding AP-4 complex subunit epsilon, whose protein sequence is MGSQGGFGQSKEFLDLVKSIGEARSKSEEDRIILGEIETLKRRIVEPDIPKRKMKEYIIRLVYVEMLGHDASFGYIHAVKMTHDDSLLLKRTGYLAVTLFLNEDHDLIILIVNTIQKDLRSDNYLVVCAALNAVCRLINEETIPAVLPQVVELLGHAKEAVRKKAIMALHRFYQKSPASVLHLISNFRKTLCDKDPGVMGATLCPLFDLVTVDVKSHKDLVISFISILKQVAEKRLPKSYEYHQMPAPFIQIKLLKILALLGSGDKQASEQMYTVLGDIFKKSDTLINIGNAVLYECICCVSCIYPNPKLLDTAADAISKFLKSDHNLKYMGIDALGRLIKISPDIAEQHQLAVIDCLEDPDDTLKRKTFELLYKMTKSSNVEVIVNRMIDYMISINDNHYKTEIASRCVELAEQFAPSNHWFIQTMNKVFEHAGDLVNIKVAHNLMRLIAEGFGEDDDNADSQLRSSAVESYLRIIAEPKLPSVFLQVICWVLGEYGTADGKYSASYITGKLCDVAEAYSNDETVKAYAITALMKLYAYEIAAGRKVDILPECQSLIEELSASHSTDLQQRAYELQALIGLDARAVETVMPSDASCEDIEIDKSLSFLNHYVQESVEKGAQPYIPESERTGMLNTSSFRNEDHHEASMHGLRFEAYDLPKPVVPSKSPVTYTPSTELVPVPEPSYSREVHTSTAVPSISSSGSTELKLRLDGVQKKWGRPNYSSGSTSTSESSSQKTVNGVAQTESVSTSTSRAQATSSFDLKKPQVEISPEKQRLAASLFGGPSKTDKRPTSSSHKVVKSSSHTTERPPAAKPVDASEKSTPVQPPPDLLDLGEPTVTSSAPLIDPFKQLEGLLDQGENVSVPNHGAVNATKPPEIMSLYVEIAASGQSGGVVNPIPTNGDDLLSGLSGGSIKTAAPGGAAGSPSLSKGPSLKDSLEKDALVRQMGVTPTSQNPNLFKDLLG, encoded by the exons ATGGGCTCCCAGGGCGGGTTCGGGCAGTCGAAGGAGTTCCTCGACCTCGTCAAGTCCATCGGGGAGGCCCGATCCAAGTCCGAGGAGGACCGCATCATCCTCGGCGAGATCGAAACCCTAAAGCGCCGGATCGTCGAGCCCGACATCCCCAAGCGCAAGATGAAGGAGTACATCATCCGCCTCGTCTACGTCGAGATGCTCGGCCACGACGCCTCCTTCGGCTACATCCACGCCGTCAAGATGACCCACGACGACAGCCTGCTGCTCAAGCGCACGGGGTACCTCGCCGTCACGCTCTTCCTCAACGAGGACCACGACCTCATCATCCTCATCGTCAACACCATACAGAAGGATCTCAGGTCGGACAACTACCTGGTGGTCTGCGCCGCGCTGAACGCCGTGTGCAGGCTGATCAATGAGGAGACGATTCCGGCCGTGCTGCCCCAGGTGGTGGAGCTCCTCGGCCACGCCAAGGAGGCCGTGAGGAAGAAGGCGATCATGGCGCTGCACCGGTTTTATCAGAAGTCCCCGGCTTCCGTCTTGCACCTGATATCGAATTTCCGTAAG ACGCTTTGTGATAAGGATCCTGGTGTCATGGGTGCAACTCTATGCCCTCTATTTGATCTTGTAACAGTTGATGTTAAATCTCATAAAGATTTGGTTATCAGTTTTATCAGCATTCTCAAACAAGTAGCCGAGAAAAGATTACCAAAGAGCTATGAGTACCATCAAATGCCTGCCCCGTTCATTCAG ATCAAGTTGTTAAAAATACTGGCTTTGCTGGGAAGTGGTGACAAACAGGCCAGTGAGCAGATGTATACTGTTTTGGGTGACATCTTCAAAAAATCTGACACGTTAATTAATATAGGAAATGCTGTTTTGTATGAATGCATATGTTGTGTCTCTTGTATATATCCAAATCCAAAATTATTAGACACTGCTGCTGACGCAATTTCCAAGTTCTTGAAG AGTGACCACAATCTCAAATATATGGGTATTGATGCCCTAGGCAGATTAATAAAGATAAGTCCAGATATTGCTGAACAACACCAATTGGCTGTTATCGATTGCTTAGag GACCCAGATGATACTCTAAAGCGAAAAACCTTTGAACTGCTCTACAAAATGACGAAGTCCTCTAATGTTGAAGTGATTGTTAATCGCATGATTGATTACATGATAAGCATCAATGATAATCACTACAAAACTGAAATAGCATCTCGATGCGTGGAACTTGCAGAGCAATTTGCACCTAGCAACCATTGGTTTATTCAG ACCATGAATAAAGTCTTTGAGCATGCTGGAGATTTGGTGAACATAAAAGTTGCTCATAACTTGATGAGGTTGATTGCTGAGGGTTTCGGAGAGGACGATGATAACGCAGACAGTCAGTTAAGATCATCTGCT GTGGAATCATATCTACGCATTATTGCTGAGCCGAAACTTCCATCAGTTTTCCTGCAA GTGATCTGCTGGGTCTTGGGGGAATACGGCACTGCTGATGGAAAATATTCTGCATCCTACATAACGGGAAAATTATGTGATGTTGCAGAGGCATATTCAAATGATGAAACTGTTAAG GCTTACGCAATTACAGCACTCATGAAACTATATGCATATGAAATTGCTGCTGGAAGAAAAGTGGATATCCTACCTGAG TGCCAATCCTTAATTGAAGAATTATCGGCCTCCCACTCAACAGATTTACAGCAACGTGCATATGAACTTCAAGCACTCATTGGCTTAGATGCTCGTGCAGTTGAGACTGTCATGCCATCAGATGCCAGCTGTGAAGACATTGAG ATTGATAAAAGTCTCTCCTTCCTCAATCATTATGTCCAAGAATCCGTGGAGAAAGGTGCTCAACCTTATATTCCTGAAAGCGAGCGCACAGGGATGCTTAACACCAGCAGCTTTAGAAACGAAGACCATCATGAAGCGTCCATGCATGGTCTTAGATTTGAAGCTTACGACCTTCCCAAGCCAGTGGTACCTTCAAAATCTCCAGTTACTTACACACCCTCGACGGAGCTTGTTCCAGTTCCTGAGCCATCGTATTCCAGGGAAGTCCACACTTCCACAGCAGTACCATCGATATCAAGTTCAGGATCTACAGAACTCAAGCTACGGCTTGATGGAGTTCAGAAAAAGTGGGGCAGGCCAAATTATTCCTCTGGGTCAACATCCACCTCGGAATCCTCATCACAGAAAACCGTGAATGGAGTTGCTCAGACTGAAAGTGTAAGTACGTCCACATCAAGAGCACAGGCCACCTCTTCTTTTGACTTAAAGAAGCCTCAGGTTGAAATTTCCCCAGAGAAACAGAGGCTCGCAGCTTCACTTTTTGGTGGTCCATCGAAAACTGATAAGAGACCGACTTCCAGTAGTCATAAGGTTGTGAAATCTAGCAGCCACACTACAGAGAGGCCCCCTGCTGCCAAGCCTGTAGATGCATCAGAGAAATCAACTCCTGTCCAACCGCCTCCGGATTTGCTTGATTTGGGCGAACCCACTGTTACAAGTAGTGCTCCATTGATAGATCCATTTAAACAGTTGGAAGGACTTCTTGACcaaggagaaaatgtttcagtACCAAATCATGGAGCAGTCAATGCCACCAAACCGCCTGAAATAATGTCGCTTTATGTGGAGATTGCTGCAAGTGGGCAAAGTGGAGGTGTCGTTAATCCTATTCCAACTAATGGAGATGATTTGTTGAGTGGTTTATCAGGCGGGAGCATCAAAACTGCTGCTCCAGGAGGAGCTGCTGGGTCTCCATCATTGAGCAAGGGCCCTAGCCTTAAGGATTCCTTGGAAAAGGATGCTCTTGTGAGGCAGATGGGTGTGACACCTACTAGTCAAAACCCCAACTTGTTCAAGGATTTGCTCGGCTGA
- the LOC104444189 gene encoding pentatricopeptide repeat-containing protein At1g77360, mitochondrial, whose translation MEAMAEHLGRSGLRYPPKSVPSSQLLTNHASLRLPPNLQPLHLQFPSHVHANDISPLAKTVCDILARASPEEIEASLDSTEIPANPILVEEVLKYSYNYPTSAVKFFRWAGQKHKHSAIAWNLMVDLLGKNQAFEQMWDAIRSMKREGALSMATFASVFSSYCSAGRVNEAVMSFDVMDQYGVEQDTVAVNSILSAICAEDMQTMRASEVYDKIKGKIPPDGDTFAILLEGWEKEGNVDKAKNTFGEMVARIGWSSQNMSAYDAFLTTLVRGSHAEEAIKFLQVMKGKNCLPGLKFFSTALDILSKSDDLHNCILLWDIMVSSGLMPSLFMYNQMIGLLCKNDDTDNAFRLLDEMVFHGAFPDSLTHNMIFECLVKNKKVREAAKFFVEMIKNELPPTHSNCSMAISMFFNGDDPETGVDIWNYMIDNCFLHLDASANALLLGLCTLGRFSELRKFAEDMFDRRINIYESTREKLMDALYKAERRSARDTYDFLSRRWRA comes from the coding sequence ATGGAAGCCATGGCCGAACATCTGGGTCGGTCGGGGCTTAGATACCCGCCTAAAAGCGTACCGTCTTCTCAACTTTTGACGAACCACGCCAGCTTGAGACTGCCGCCCAACTTGCAGCCCCTTCACCTTCAGTTCCCCTCCCATGTCCATGCCAATGACATCTCCCCGTTGGCGAAGACCGTGTGCGATATCCTTGCGCGGGCGTCGCCCGAGGAGATCGAGGCCTCGCTCGACTCCACCGAGATCCCTGCGAACCCGATCCTTGTGGAAGAAGTCCTTAAGTATTCATACAATTACCCCACTTCGGCCGTGAAGTTCTTCCGGTGGGCCGGCCAGAAGCACAAGCACTCTGCGATCGCGTGGAACCTCATGGTCGACTTGCTCGGCAAGAACCAGGCGTTTGAGCAAATGTGGGATGCTATACGCTCCATGAAGCGAGAGGGTGCGCTGTCGATGGCGACATTCGCGTCGGTTTTCTCGAGCTACTGCAGTGCTGGTCGGGTCAACGAGGCGGTCATGAGCTTTGATGTGATGGACCAGTATGGGGTTGAACAGGATACTGTGGCAGTTAACTCGATATTGAGCGCTATTTGTGCTGAGGACATGCAGACGATGAGGGCATCAGAGGTTTATGATAAGATCAAGGGGAAGATACCCCCAGATGGGGATACATTTGCAATTCTGCTTGAAGGATGGGAGAAGGAGGGAAATGTGGACAAGGCCAAGAACACTTTTGGGGAAATGGTTGCCCGCATCGGATGGAGTTCGCAGAATATGTCGGCTTATGATGCTTTCTTGACTACTCTGGTTCGTGGGTCGCATGCTGAGGAGGCCATCAAATTTCTCCAGGTGATGAAGGGAAAAAACTGCTTGCcaggtttgaaatttttctccaCTGCCCTTGATATTCTTAGCAAGAGTGATGATTTGCACAACTGTATCCTATTGTGGGATATCATGGTCAGTAGTGGGTTGATGCCTAGCTTGTTCATGTACAACCAAATGATCGGTCTGCTGTGCAAAAATGATGACACTGACAATGCATTCAGGCTGCTAGATGAGATGGTGTTTCATGGTGCTTTTCCTGATTCCTTGACACATAACATGATTTTTGAATGTCTTGTTAAAAACAAGAAGGTCCGTGAAGCAGCCAAATTTTTTGTTGAGATGATCAAGAATGAGTTGCCACCAACTCATTCTAATTGTTCCATGGCCATATCTATGTTTTTCAACGGCGACGATCCTGAGACAGGTGTTGATATATGGAACTACATGATTGACAACTGCTTCTTGCATCTTGATGCAAGTGCAAATGCCTTGCTTCTTGGCCTCTGCACTTTGGGTAGGTTCTCAGAGTTGAGGAAATTTGCAGAAGACATGTTTGATCGAAGAATTAACATCTATGAATCAACGAGGGAAAAGTTGATGGATGCCTTGTATAAGGCGGAAAGGAGGAGTGCAAGGGACACATACGATTTCCTTTCAAGGAGATGGAGAGCTTGA